One region of Flavobacterium pisciphilum genomic DNA includes:
- a CDS encoding DoxX family protein, protein MENVKNLNKWANAHTYLPVDLLRIALGVFLFMKGVFFVTNIQYLHDLISPIDKFGGGMFLLHYIAPAHMIGGIMIVFGLLTRWAIGAQLPILLGAILVNFMGEMHSQNLLLAICVFIVCLFFFFYGSGKHSADYYFKMHQ, encoded by the coding sequence ATGGAAAATGTAAAAAATTTAAATAAATGGGCAAATGCGCACACTTATTTACCTGTAGATTTATTACGTATTGCTTTAGGGGTATTTTTGTTTATGAAAGGAGTTTTCTTTGTAACTAATATCCAATATTTACATGATTTAATATCTCCAATTGACAAGTTTGGTGGCGGAATGTTCCTTTTACATTACATAGCACCAGCTCACATGATTGGAGGTATCATGATTGTTTTTGGGTTGCTTACCCGATGGGCAATCGGTGCACAACTACCTATTTTGTTAGGAGCAATCTTAGTGAATTTTATGGGAGAAATGCATTCTCAAAATTTACTCTTGGCTATTTGTGTTTTTATTGTATGCCTGTTTTTCTTTTTTTATGGCAGTGGAAAACATTCAGCCGATTATTATTTTAAAATGCACCAATAA